One window from the genome of Candidatus Methylomirabilota bacterium encodes:
- a CDS encoding cupin domain-containing protein — protein MGTVHKQIGKDGNFEWEGIEIEPYQGGGASEGSCRHVIIGPTDGAHNFAMRYFEILPGGQSSFEHHLHDQGIMIMKGRARVLLGWEIHEVGPGDVIYIPQHEQHQFESISDEPLGFLCVIPSKEWLQKIQTL, from the coding sequence ATGGGCACAGTGCACAAGCAAATTGGCAAGGACGGTAACTTCGAATGGGAAGGTATCGAGATAGAACCCTATCAAGGGGGCGGGGCTAGCGAGGGGAGTTGTCGCCACGTCATCATCGGGCCGACGGATGGGGCACATAATTTTGCCATGCGCTACTTCGAGATCCTGCCCGGTGGTCAATCCTCGTTCGAACATCACCTCCATGATCAGGGGATCATGATCATGAAAGGCCGGGCACGGGTCCTTCTGGGATGGGAGATCCACGAGGTCGGGCCCGGTGATGTCATTTATATCCCCCAGCATGAACAGCACCAGTTCGAAAGTATCAGCGACGAGCCATTAGGCTTTCTCTGCGTTATCCCCTCCAAGGAGTGGCTCCAGAAGATCCAGACCTTGTAG
- a CDS encoding DUF455 domain-containing protein, which produces MTEIKIPDTTNWGEPDWGIRVPPRDGGGIDLRDCFVGQAGQVPENAPPHWGLAQRGSVVDPHTPHFDFPVNKKAVVWAENIADLVEQAKVGKWDATTDIPWQDLKPLPEDLERATCQICTFMIQNEYLALYLPAKLLTRVDPRFTEVVLFLASQVDDEARHVEVFTKRALANGGGLQYVSAATEWSLKSLLNQEDFTSASFLLHILGEGTFMELLMFLEEVAPDPVTAQIFKLTRQDEGRHVGYGVSHLTYHLKHDPALVLQLYQAAEARVAFLRQAAGASPFVQHALAVLAGGGSAPEQVAEGRERVRELYREMHATRVKRLVQVGFQRGMAERISNLHGGAVPNFM; this is translated from the coding sequence GTGACGGAGATCAAAATACCGGACACGACGAACTGGGGTGAACCTGATTGGGGCATTCGCGTTCCGCCCCGAGATGGCGGGGGGATTGACCTGCGGGACTGCTTTGTGGGTCAAGCGGGCCAGGTGCCAGAAAATGCCCCACCTCATTGGGGACTCGCCCAACGAGGCTCGGTGGTGGACCCTCACACTCCGCATTTTGATTTTCCGGTAAACAAGAAAGCGGTGGTCTGGGCCGAAAACATCGCTGACCTGGTGGAGCAGGCCAAGGTGGGAAAGTGGGATGCGACCACCGACATTCCGTGGCAGGACCTCAAACCCTTGCCGGAGGATCTGGAGCGGGCGACCTGTCAGATCTGCACCTTCATGATCCAGAACGAATACCTGGCCCTGTACCTCCCCGCAAAGCTGCTGACCCGGGTGGACCCCCGCTTCACTGAGGTCGTCCTTTTCCTGGCGAGTCAGGTGGACGACGAGGCGCGTCACGTGGAGGTCTTCACCAAGCGCGCGTTGGCCAATGGTGGGGGCCTCCAGTACGTCTCGGCCGCGACCGAGTGGTCCCTGAAGAGCCTCCTCAACCAAGAGGACTTCACCAGCGCCTCCTTCCTTCTCCACATCCTCGGGGAGGGAACTTTTATGGAACTCCTGATGTTCCTCGAAGAAGTGGCCCCGGATCCGGTCACCGCCCAGATCTTCAAGTTGACCCGGCAGGATGAGGGCCGGCATGTGGGATACGGCGTATCCCACCTTACCTATCACCTCAAACACGATCCGGCCCTGGTACTGCAGCTCTACCAGGCGGCTGAGGCAAGGGTCGCCTTTCTCCGGCAGGCCGCCGGGGCCAGCCCCTTCGTTCAGCATGCTTTGGCAGTCCTCGCAGGTGGCGGCTCGGCTCCCGAGCAGGTAGCCGAAGGACGCGAGCGGGTCAGGGAATTGTACAGGGAGATGCATGCCACCCGCGTAAAGCGCCTAGTCCAGGTGGGCTTTCAACGGGGAATGGCCGAGCGGATTTCGAACCTGCACGGCGGAGCCGTCCCCAACTTTATGTGA